Proteins encoded together in one Hevea brasiliensis isolate MT/VB/25A 57/8 chromosome 16, ASM3005281v1, whole genome shotgun sequence window:
- the LOC110672246 gene encoding cryptochrome-1 — MSMSGGCSIVWFRRDLRVEDNPALAAGVRAGAVVAVFIWAPGEEGHYYPGRVSRWWLKQSLAHLDSSLRSLGTTLVTKRSTDSVSTLLEVVQSTGATQLFFNHLYDPLSLVRDHRAKEVLTAQGIAVRSFNADLLYEPWDVNDAQGCPFTTFAAFWERCLSMPYDPEAPLLPPKRIIPGDISRCPSDLLIFEDESERGSNALLARAWSPGWSNADKALTTFVNGPLIEYSKNRRKADSATTSFLSPHLHFGEVSVRKVLHLVRIKQVLWANEGNKAGEESVNLFLKSIGLREYSRYLSFNHPYSHERPLLGHLKFFPWVVDEGYFKAWRQGRTGYPLVDAGMRELWATGWLHDRIRVVVSSFFVKVLQLPWRWGMKYFWDTLLDADLESDALGWQYISGTLPDGREFDRIDNPQFEGYKFDPNGEYVRRWLPELARLPTEWIHHPWNAPESVLQAAGIELGSNYPLPIVGIDAAKVRLQEALSEMWQQEAASRAAIENGTEEGLGDSSESAPIAFPQDIQMEESHEPVRNNLPTTIWRYEDQMVPSMTSSLVRVGEEETSSDLRNFSDDSRAEVPRNVNVNQEQRRDNLGASQTIGGNNNLPHFSVGLGNIEDSTAESSSSGRRERDGGIVPVWSPPSASYSEQFAGDENGIGTSSYLQRHPRSHQIMNWRRLSQTG, encoded by the exons ATGTCCATGTCCGGTGGGTGTAGCATAGTCTGGTTCAGGAGAGATCTTAGGGTAGAGGATAACCCAGCACTTGCAGCTGGTGTAAGAGCTGGTGCTGTTGTTGCAGTGTTTATATGGGCACCTGGAGAGGAAGGCCACTATTACCCTGGTAGAGTCTCAAGGTGGTGGCTCAAGCAGAGTTTGGCTCATTTGGACTCCTCTTTGAGGAGCCTTGGAACTACTCTCGTCACCAAGAGATCAACTGATAGTGTTTCTACACTTCTTGAGGTTGTCCAATCTACTGGTGCGACCCAGCTCTTCTTCAACCACTTGTATG ACCCCTTGTCACTGGTTAGGGATCACCGGGCAAAGGAAGTTTTGACTGCTCAAGGAATAGCTGTGAGATCCTTCAATGCAGATTTGCTTTATGAACCGTGGGACGTTAATGATGCCCAAGGATGCCCTTTCACGACCTTTGCTGCATTCTGGGAAAGATGCCTTAGCATGCCTTATGATCCAGAGGCTCCACTTCTCCCACCTAAAAGGATTATCCCAG GTGATATATCGAGATGCCCTTCAGACTTATTGATATTTGAAGATGAATCAGAGAGGGGAAGTAATGCACTGCTTGCTCGAGCATGGTCACCTGGGTGGAGCAATGCTGATAAGGCTTTGACCACATTTGTCAATGGACCACTAATTGAATACTCTAAGAATCGTAGGAAGGCTGACAGTGCCACAACCTCCTTTCTTTCTCCCCATTTGCATTTTGGAGAGGTTAGTGTCAGAAAGGTCCTTCACCTTGTTCGCATCAAGCAGGTTCTTTGGGCAAATGAAGGGAACAAGGCTGGTGAAGAGAGTGTAAACTTGTTTCTTAagtcaattggtttgagagaataTTCAAGATACCTGAGTTTTAACCATCCTTACAGTCATGAACGGCCTCTTCTTGGTCACCTTAAATTTTTCCCTTGGGTTGTAGATGAAGGCTATTTCAAGGCTTGGAGACAAGGTAGAACTGGTTATCCATTAGTTGATGCAGGAATGAGAGAGTTGTGGGCCACTGGTTGGCTGCATGATCGAATAAGAGTAGTAGTTTCTAGTTTCTTTGTGAAGGTTCTACAGCTTCCTTGGAGGTGGGGAATGAAGTATTTCTGGGATACCCTCTTGGATGCTGATTTAGAGAGTGATGCTCTTGGTTGGCAGTACATATCTGGTACTCTCCCTGATGGTCGTGAGTTTGATCGTATAGACAATCCCCAG TTTGAGGGTTACAAATTTGATCCAAATGGAGAATATGTACGACGTTGGCTTCCAGAACTTGCCAGGCTACCAACTGAATGGATACACCATCCATGGAATGCACCTGAATCTGTGCTCCAAGCTGCCGGAATTGAGCTCGGATCAAATTATCCTCTCCCAATTGTAGGGATAGATGCAGCTAAAGTCAGGCTGCAGGAAGCACTTTCAGAGATGTGGCAGCAAGAAGCAGCATCAAGAGCTGCCATTGAGAATGGGACCGAGGAAGGGCTTGGAGACTCATCTGAATCAGCCCCAATTGCGTTCCCTCAAGACATACAAATGGAAGAAAGCCATGAACCTGTAAGAAATAACCTTCCTACTACAATTTGGCGTTATGAGGATCAGATGGTCCCAAGCATGACTTCTTCCTTGGTAAGAGTTGGAGAGGAAGAAACTTCTTCAGATCTTCGAAATTTTTCGGATGATAGCAGAGCAGAGGTGCCAAGAAATGTAAATGTCAATCAAGAACAAAGAAGAGACAACTTGGGGGCTTCACAAACCATCGGTGGTAACAACAATTTGCCACATTTTAGTGTTGGTCTGGGAAATATTGAAGATTCAAC